From the genome of Patescibacteria group bacterium, one region includes:
- a CDS encoding RluA family pseudouridine synthase: MLHVSILYEDKDVLVINKPAGLVVHADGRTTEPTLVDWILEHYPKIKEVGEPLKVDSRFKIQDSGEGKAQGVPDSIPESKILNPESVIYRPGIVHRIDRDTSGALVIAKNQKTFLFLKQQFQDREVEKSYRAFVYGVVKADEGVIDRPISRSRKDFRMWSAQRGGKGAEREAVTEYKVLARIPVAAGKIGGDSEGFSFLELKPKTGRTHQIRVHLKAINHPVVCDTLYAPKREAAFGFTRLALHAFSIKFILPKGKQVSVEAPYPKDFINALEQIGLALKSA, translated from the coding sequence ATGTTACATGTTTCCATTCTCTACGAAGACAAGGACGTATTGGTTATAAACAAGCCGGCTGGTCTTGTAGTACACGCAGACGGTAGAACTACGGAACCAACCCTGGTGGATTGGATTTTAGAGCACTATCCGAAAATTAAAGAAGTGGGAGAGCCGTTGAAAGTAGATTCAAGATTTAAGATTCAAGATTCAGGAGAAGGGAAGGCTCAAGGTGTTCCCGATTCTATTCCTGAATCCAAAATCTTGAATCCTGAATCTGTTATCTACCGTCCCGGCATTGTTCACCGCATTGACCGCGACACATCGGGCGCTTTAGTGATTGCAAAAAATCAGAAAACCTTTTTGTTTTTAAAACAGCAATTCCAAGATCGAGAAGTCGAAAAATCTTACCGAGCATTTGTGTACGGTGTGGTCAAGGCAGACGAAGGTGTTATTGACCGGCCAATTTCCCGAAGCCGTAAAGATTTTAGAATGTGGTCGGCGCAACGTGGAGGCAAGGGTGCAGAGCGTGAGGCTGTGACTGAATATAAAGTCTTGGCGAGAATTCCTGTTGCTGCGGGAAAGATTGGCGGGGACAGTGAAGGTTTTTCTTTTTTGGAATTAAAACCAAAAACTGGCCGTACGCATCAAATTCGTGTTCACCTCAAAGCTATCAATCACCCGGTTGTTTGTGACACTCTGTATGCACCCAAGAGAGAAGCGGCTTTTGGTTTTACTCGATTGGCACTTCACGCGTTTTCTATAAAATTTATTTTACCAAAAGGTAAACAAGTCAGTGTTGAGGCACCCTATCCTAAAGATTTTATCAATGCTCTTGAGCAAATTGGTTTAGCTTTAAAATCTGCATAA
- a CDS encoding aminoglycoside phosphotransferase family protein — protein sequence MTEPEIIIDGKKFKIVRQSRRGEVTVYTSGKFYARVGKPEVVAAMLSLHKKFDSFGFPVAPTVGSGEFESQAYFIEESLGDECFSFLFKHDFDKDGVISPELFERFISVSEKFARAQLRSATVDMTDVSFTKLVGPDDLKDELPEFSQRISERYQQALTGLKVFPQVLTQGDFNPHNIFPKGVIDFEETYYGPAGYDLVTNIFSNEYFPSVTGYEYIRLSSFTDEQKALYYKRLDAIYIAAGLPKISDYLQHFEFLRAIWLVKRNHRMPKLQQWRYELFKKNYLL from the coding sequence ATGACTGAACCGGAAATTATTATCGATGGAAAAAAATTTAAAATCGTCCGACAGAGTCGCCGAGGCGAGGTTACCGTTTACACCTCTGGAAAGTTTTATGCTCGGGTGGGGAAGCCAGAAGTGGTGGCGGCAATGTTGTCGCTTCATAAAAAATTCGATTCATTTGGTTTTCCAGTTGCGCCTACTGTAGGTTCTGGCGAATTTGAATCGCAAGCCTATTTTATTGAAGAGTCACTTGGTGATGAGTGTTTTAGTTTTCTGTTCAAACATGACTTTGACAAGGACGGGGTGATTTCGCCTGAGTTGTTCGAGCGGTTTATTTCAGTTTCCGAAAAATTTGCGCGTGCCCAACTTCGCTCCGCCACCGTAGACATGACAGATGTCTCTTTCACCAAGCTTGTCGGGCCGGATGATTTGAAAGATGAATTGCCGGAATTTTCGCAAAGAATTTCTGAGCGTTATCAGCAAGCTCTCACAGGGCTCAAAGTTTTCCCTCAAGTTTTAACACAGGGTGATTTTAACCCTCACAATATTTTTCCTAAAGGTGTTATTGATTTTGAGGAAACCTATTATGGACCGGCCGGATATGACCTCGTAACCAACATTTTTAGCAACGAGTATTTTCCAAGTGTTACTGGTTATGAATACATTCGCCTCAGTTCTTTTACTGATGAGCAGAAAGCCCTGTACTACAAGAGGCTCGACGCAATTTACATAGCGGCAGGGTTGCCGAAAATTTCTGATTATCTTCAGCATTTTGAATTTCTCCGAGCCATCTGGCTTGTGAAAAGGAATCATCGGATGCCCAAGCTCCAACAATGGCGCTACGAGCTTTTTAAGAAAAATTATCTGTTGTAA
- a CDS encoding TIGR00725 family protein, with amino-acid sequence MKKKQLTKIKAEKPLDQKRKLQIGVIGSASQTEYPGKGGASQAMEKAAEDIGFLLAQRGAVVVTGGKGGIMEAAARGAKRGGGVTVGIIKGNRRRTSNKFTDVEVLTGMEADGMDELFLVLMSDALIVLGGGAGTLQEIAIAYRNKKPVVVLGGMGGWGEKLVGKFVDERQLVKLIRAKTPKDAVTKVLSLV; translated from the coding sequence ATGAAAAAGAAACAACTAACAAAAATAAAAGCAGAAAAACCATTAGACCAAAAAAGAAAATTACAAATTGGTGTTATCGGGTCTGCGTCGCAAACCGAATATCCTGGGAAAGGTGGGGCGTCACAAGCTATGGAGAAAGCGGCCGAAGATATCGGTTTTCTTTTGGCGCAGCGGGGAGCTGTTGTCGTGACTGGTGGTAAAGGTGGGATTATGGAAGCGGCTGCTCGTGGCGCCAAGAGGGGTGGAGGAGTAACCGTTGGAATAATTAAAGGAAATCGTCGTCGAACATCGAACAAATTTACTGACGTTGAAGTGCTGACGGGTATGGAGGCGGACGGTATGGATGAACTTTTTCTTGTTTTAATGTCGGATGCACTTATCGTACTTGGCGGTGGCGCCGGGACGCTTCAAGAGATTGCAATTGCCTATCGCAACAAAAAGCCGGTCGTCGTTTTGGGTGGCATGGGCGGATGGGGCGAGAAGTTGGTAGGGAAATTTGTTGATGAGCGTCAATTAGTCAAGCTCATCAGAGCCAAAACACCAAAGGACGCAGTTACTAAAGTTTTATCTCTAGTTTAA
- a CDS encoding cob(I)yrinic acid a,c-diamide adenosyltransferase — translation MLYTRAGDKGTTKTFACDQRISKSSAVAEALGSLDEVNSFLGLCKVRSEALSYKLKAVSFPKIVHGIQQNLFIVQAELAGSPKKIEKKKVKEVEAFVDAAEKELPPIKTFFISGGTELASFFDVSRTLARRAERRVVAVSESFNMPLDKEGKQKIGPETLAYLNRLSSLLYALARLSNHFGGIKEQPPNYK, via the coding sequence ATGCTCTACACTCGCGCTGGAGACAAAGGAACCACTAAAACTTTTGCCTGCGATCAAAGAATTAGTAAGAGTTCTGCCGTGGCAGAGGCGCTCGGCTCGCTCGACGAAGTCAATTCTTTTTTAGGTTTGTGCAAGGTGCGTTCGGAAGCTTTAAGCTACAAGCTTAAAGCTGTCAGCTTCCCGAAAATTGTTCACGGTATTCAGCAAAACCTTTTTATTGTTCAAGCCGAATTGGCAGGTTCGCCAAAAAAAATTGAAAAGAAAAAAGTAAAAGAAGTCGAAGCCTTTGTTGATGCAGCTGAGAAAGAATTACCCCCAATCAAAACTTTTTTTATTTCAGGGGGCACTGAGCTTGCATCGTTTTTTGATGTTTCTCGTACTCTCGCCCGACGAGCGGAAAGGCGAGTGGTGGCAGTTTCTGAATCTTTCAACATGCCTTTAGACAAGGAGGGAAAGCAAAAAATTGGACCTGAAACTTTGGCCTATCTCAACCGGCTCTCGTCACTTTTGTATGCCTTGGCAAGATTAAGTAATCACTTCGGAGGAATTAAAGAGCAGCCACCTAATTACAAATAA
- the rplS gene encoding 50S ribosomal protein L19 yields MATNDFTISPIDVEARKKLDIRAGDTVRVWQKFTEKVMEKDKMKEKTRTQAFEGLVLARKHGKESGGTFTVRKVIDGIGVEKIFPVFAPSIEKVEVLRRSKVRRAKLYHIRDKAAKEIRRQMRNTRMMPTVEEVSVVPEKAAEETKA; encoded by the coding sequence ATGGCAACCAACGATTTTACCATTTCACCGATCGACGTTGAGGCTCGAAAGAAGCTTGATATTCGCGCTGGAGACACTGTCCGCGTCTGGCAGAAATTCACTGAAAAGGTGATGGAAAAGGATAAAATGAAAGAAAAAACTCGCACCCAAGCGTTTGAAGGTTTGGTGTTGGCCCGAAAGCACGGCAAGGAATCTGGCGGTACATTTACGGTACGAAAAGTTATTGACGGAATTGGAGTTGAAAAAATATTCCCTGTTTTTGCGCCATCGATTGAAAAAGTAGAAGTGTTGCGCCGCTCTAAAGTTCGACGAGCTAAGCTCTATCACATTCGTGATAAGGCCGCTAAAGAAATTCGCAGACAAATGAGAAATACCAGAATGATGCCGACAGTGGAAGAGGTCTCAGTAGTTCCAGAAAAGGCTGCAGAAGAAACAAAAGCTTAA
- a CDS encoding YerC/YecD family TrpR-related protein encodes MKKTRGKVKKTWDNARTEALVKAFSVLRNGSEIKAFLRDLLTEAELVEFGHRFYVAQMLDKKVHYNAISETTGLSSTTIARVKKWVKGGMGGYRIALSRFPKKK; translated from the coding sequence ATGAAAAAAACCAGAGGCAAAGTTAAAAAAACATGGGACAATGCTCGCACCGAGGCTCTGGTAAAGGCATTTTCAGTTTTGCGAAACGGTTCCGAAATCAAAGCCTTTTTGCGAGATTTACTTACGGAAGCGGAACTGGTTGAGTTTGGCCATCGTTTTTATGTGGCTCAAATGCTCGATAAAAAGGTGCATTACAACGCTATTAGCGAAACAACCGGTTTGAGTTCAACGACTATCGCTCGGGTAAAGAAGTGGGTGAAAGGCGGAATGGGAGGGTATCGTATCGCACTCTCACGGTTCCCAAAAAAGAAATAG
- the uppS gene encoding polyprenyl diphosphate synthase, with amino-acid sequence MNLTSTPKCVGIIMDGNRRWAKARGLPTLEGHRRGYEKLKDVLRWAKSLGVEHVIVFAFSTENWNRSETEVSYLLDLFKMVLTSELETLKKQGIRVRCVGALSRFSSDLQLLMAKAEKETLSLAGPTLVLALSYGGRAEIVQATQRLIDSGAKSVSEETFGKNLWTSGIADPDIIIRTGGEMRLSGFLPWQSVYSELFFTETFWPDFSEAEFKKVIEEFSERERRMGR; translated from the coding sequence ATGAATCTTACATCTACCCCAAAATGTGTCGGCATCATCATGGACGGAAATCGTCGGTGGGCTAAAGCTCGTGGGTTACCAACTCTCGAAGGTCATAGGCGAGGATATGAAAAATTGAAAGATGTTTTAAGGTGGGCAAAAAGTTTAGGCGTCGAGCACGTGATTGTCTTTGCTTTTTCAACCGAAAATTGGAATCGATCTGAAACGGAAGTTTCCTACCTATTAGATTTATTTAAGATGGTACTTACTTCGGAATTAGAAACATTAAAAAAGCAGGGCATTAGGGTACGCTGTGTCGGTGCGCTTTCGCGTTTTTCATCAGACCTGCAATTGCTTATGGCCAAGGCGGAAAAAGAAACGCTGTCTCTCGCTGGGCCAACTCTTGTCTTGGCACTGTCCTACGGTGGGCGCGCCGAGATTGTGCAGGCTACTCAGAGGCTCATCGATTCAGGAGCAAAATCAGTCAGTGAAGAAACTTTTGGTAAAAATCTTTGGACTTCTGGTATTGCTGATCCCGATATCATAATCCGCACCGGAGGAGAGATGCGACTTTCAGGTTTCCTGCCTTGGCAGTCCGTTTACAGCGAATTGTTTTTCACGGAAACTTTTTGGCCAGATTTTTCTGAAGCAGAATTTAAAAAAGTAATTGAGGAATTTTCAGAGCGCGAGCGACGAATGGGGCGCTAA
- the pilM gene encoding pilus assembly protein PilM: protein MKKSFSEFFPIPKFLEMRSVGLAISERSVHAIEFVKGPKGLRVGRFGLWKIPAGAIKGGYVNDKKVVTDVLRKLQKDLSIEFVSASLPEEKAYLFKTEFPKAGVTDLRETIEFRLEDNAPVSARDSLFDFAVIPGQPDSDHVDVSVSVLPTKVVEVYLEIIKDAGLKPVSLEVEATAISRAVVPAKNLGTFLIVNVGKVSTYLSIVSRGVVQFSITIPIGADSLTAGIAKHFAVDMPAAKKIKEERGFVKAKENTEVFLSLVDAVSGIRDEVNKLSVYWQTHRNSPGATGKKIEKIILCGRDTSLVGFSEYLSTSVKIPVELANVWQNAFSFDDFTPSISFRDSLNYASAIGLALPDEINMHV, encoded by the coding sequence ATGAAAAAAAGTTTCTCAGAATTTTTTCCGATACCAAAATTTCTAGAAATGAGATCGGTGGGTCTCGCTATTTCTGAGCGTTCTGTCCACGCTATTGAATTTGTGAAAGGCCCCAAGGGTTTGAGGGTAGGGCGTTTTGGTCTTTGGAAAATTCCTGCCGGCGCTATTAAGGGCGGGTATGTCAACGACAAAAAAGTGGTCACTGATGTCTTGCGCAAATTACAGAAAGACCTTTCGATTGAGTTTGTCAGCGCTTCACTTCCTGAAGAAAAAGCCTATTTGTTCAAAACAGAATTTCCTAAAGCTGGAGTGACTGATTTGCGAGAAACGATCGAATTTCGCTTGGAGGACAACGCTCCCGTGTCCGCTCGTGACTCTTTATTTGATTTTGCGGTAATTCCCGGACAGCCGGACTCAGATCATGTCGACGTTAGCGTGTCGGTCTTGCCTACTAAGGTTGTCGAAGTGTATCTTGAAATTATAAAAGACGCGGGATTGAAACCTGTTTCCCTTGAAGTTGAGGCCACGGCTATTAGTCGCGCTGTTGTTCCCGCAAAAAATCTCGGAACTTTTTTGATTGTAAACGTTGGCAAAGTCAGTACCTACCTTTCTATTGTCAGTCGTGGCGTTGTGCAATTTAGCATCACGATACCTATCGGCGCCGATAGCTTAACGGCTGGTATCGCTAAACATTTTGCTGTTGATATGCCGGCGGCCAAAAAAATAAAAGAGGAGCGCGGGTTTGTTAAGGCCAAAGAAAATACTGAAGTATTTTTGTCTCTCGTAGACGCAGTATCCGGCATACGAGATGAAGTGAACAAGCTTTCGGTGTACTGGCAAACTCATCGAAATTCTCCGGGGGCTACTGGCAAAAAAATCGAAAAAATAATTTTGTGTGGTCGCGACACCAGTTTGGTTGGCTTCAGTGAATATTTGTCGACCTCAGTAAAAATTCCAGTTGAACTCGCCAATGTTTGGCAGAACGCATTTTCATTCGATGATTTCACACCATCTATCAGTTTTAGAGATTCACTCAATTATGCCAGCGCCATTGGGCTAGCCTTACCAGACGAAATTAACATGCATGTTTAA
- a CDS encoding UTP--glucose-1-phosphate uridylyltransferase codes for MPSKITKALLPVAGLGTRFLPATKVMPKEMLPVVDKPVVQYLVEDVVASGIKEIIFITGREKRTIEDHFDVAPGLEGTLEAKGKPEQAKLIRDISNLAEFSYVRQKDARGDGHALLQARRLIGDEPVLVVFGDCLYDSDVPTCKQLLDSYEKFNAPILGLAEIPKDEVSKFGVIDGTKIDDKHWEIKSFVEKPSVETAPTNIVVPGKYIITPQVFDALEELNKKGGFSGELRLANAFELMLSRGEKIYGRMLEGEWLDTGDKFNFMKANIHFGLKHPELGPKLKAYLKNL; via the coding sequence ATGCCCTCAAAAATCACCAAAGCCTTACTTCCAGTCGCCGGTCTTGGGACCCGTTTTTTGCCAGCGACCAAGGTCATGCCAAAGGAAATGCTTCCTGTGGTTGATAAACCAGTCGTCCAATATCTTGTAGAAGACGTCGTGGCCTCAGGCATAAAGGAAATTATTTTTATCACCGGACGTGAGAAGCGAACTATCGAAGATCATTTTGATGTGGCGCCAGGACTTGAGGGTACACTCGAAGCAAAGGGGAAACCTGAGCAAGCGAAGCTGATTCGGGACATTTCAAATCTCGCTGAATTTTCCTACGTTCGCCAGAAGGATGCTCGTGGAGATGGACACGCCTTATTGCAAGCACGGAGACTTATCGGAGACGAACCGGTGCTCGTAGTTTTTGGCGATTGTTTGTACGACAGCGACGTGCCAACCTGCAAACAACTTTTGGATTCCTATGAAAAATTTAACGCGCCGATTCTTGGTCTTGCCGAAATTCCGAAAGATGAGGTTTCAAAGTTCGGCGTTATCGATGGCACAAAAATTGATGACAAGCACTGGGAAATAAAATCTTTTGTGGAAAAGCCAAGTGTGGAAACTGCGCCGACCAACATTGTGGTGCCCGGGAAATATATTATTACGCCGCAAGTTTTTGATGCACTCGAGGAGTTAAATAAAAAAGGCGGATTTTCTGGTGAACTTCGACTGGCGAACGCATTTGAGCTCATGCTCTCCCGCGGTGAAAAAATTTACGGACGAATGCTGGAAGGTGAATGGCTCGACACGGGAGATAAATTTAATTTCATGAAAGCCAACATTCATTTTGGTTTGAAACATCCAGAACTGGGCCCAAAACTCAAGGCCTATCTTAAAAATCTATAG
- a CDS encoding acylphosphatase yields the protein MIRQIECVVSGKVQGVLYRDFTRRKARRLELTGIVENVPNGTVYVLAQGEEELLKKFITDLEQGSIFSKVDAVRVSWSEVRQVFKDFRIQYRNISDWF from the coding sequence ATGATTCGTCAGATTGAATGTGTGGTATCAGGAAAAGTTCAGGGTGTTCTCTATCGAGATTTTACACGCCGAAAAGCGCGGAGACTCGAACTTACCGGCATCGTAGAAAACGTGCCAAATGGCACGGTATATGTTTTAGCGCAAGGTGAAGAAGAATTGCTTAAAAAATTTATCACCGATTTAGAACAGGGCAGCATTTTTTCAAAGGTGGATGCGGTGCGTGTGTCGTGGTCAGAAGTCAGGCAAGTTTTTAAGGACTTTAGAATTCAATATAGAAATATATCTGATTGGTTTTAA
- a CDS encoding helix-turn-helix domain-containing protein encodes MTQEAAFTILKTGANVFLTGEPGSGKTHSVNRYVEYLREHDIEPAITASTGIAATHIGGVTIHSWSGIGIAKVLSEQDLDKMGTNERLTRRVSRAKVLIIDEISMLDALTLTAVDQACRALRRNQEVFGGLQVVFVGDFFQLPPISRMGEPPSKFAFMSPSWKDASPLICYLTEQHRQDDEQFISFLSSLRSGDVDEGAHLALTERRIEPKAGAAHTHTRLYSHNIDVDKVNNQKLAAIASDVREFIMDSVGPERLLLGLKKGCLSPERLLLKVGARVMFTKNNFEEGFANGTLGEISGFSDTGAPIVATLGSAKIAVEPMEWTITDGSKTLAKITQVPLRLAWAITVHKSQGMTLDAAVIDLSQAFEYGQGYVALSRVRSFSGLFLLGYNQRALEVHPDILVVDSKFKEQSEEAGDAFEKLSPAELQKMEKNFIRACGGTPEKIQPKKLKSLKKKIPGVTTYDETFDLWKAGKSIAEIATLREIGTRTVTAHFEELFMRGKVTTDDLRKIISIEAEKNLTEIRAVFKELGSEKLAPVFEALGKKYSYDDLNLIRAAFLK; translated from the coding sequence ATGACTCAAGAGGCGGCTTTCACAATTTTAAAAACCGGGGCCAACGTTTTTTTGACGGGGGAGCCCGGCTCCGGAAAAACGCATAGCGTTAATCGCTACGTGGAATATTTGCGTGAACATGACATTGAACCAGCCATTACCGCTTCAACTGGCATTGCTGCGACGCATATTGGAGGTGTGACTATTCACTCATGGTCCGGCATCGGCATTGCCAAAGTTTTGTCGGAACAAGATCTCGATAAAATGGGAACCAACGAACGATTGACCAGGCGTGTTTCTCGCGCCAAAGTTTTGATCATTGATGAGATTTCAATGCTCGATGCTTTAACACTGACCGCGGTTGATCAGGCGTGTCGCGCACTCAGAAGAAATCAAGAAGTTTTTGGCGGACTTCAGGTGGTGTTTGTGGGAGATTTTTTTCAGTTACCGCCAATCTCGAGAATGGGTGAGCCACCATCGAAGTTTGCCTTTATGTCGCCATCGTGGAAGGATGCGTCGCCACTTATTTGTTATCTCACCGAGCAACACCGTCAGGATGACGAACAATTTATTTCCTTTTTATCGAGTCTTCGCAGTGGGGATGTGGATGAGGGTGCTCATTTAGCGCTCACCGAGAGAAGAATTGAACCAAAAGCCGGAGCGGCGCATACCCATACGCGATTGTATTCGCATAATATTGATGTCGACAAAGTGAATAATCAAAAATTAGCCGCCATTGCGAGCGACGTTCGTGAGTTTATTATGGATTCAGTTGGGCCGGAGAGATTATTACTCGGACTTAAAAAAGGCTGTTTGTCGCCGGAACGATTGTTGCTTAAAGTTGGCGCGCGAGTGATGTTTACCAAAAATAATTTTGAAGAAGGTTTTGCCAATGGAACACTCGGAGAAATTTCCGGCTTTAGTGACACTGGCGCTCCAATAGTCGCGACGCTCGGCAGCGCTAAAATTGCAGTTGAGCCGATGGAGTGGACGATTACTGATGGTTCAAAAACTTTGGCTAAAATTACCCAAGTGCCGCTTCGACTTGCCTGGGCCATAACGGTGCACAAAAGCCAAGGTATGACACTCGATGCGGCGGTGATTGATCTTTCTCAGGCGTTTGAATACGGCCAAGGCTACGTAGCGCTTTCACGAGTCCGTTCATTTTCGGGTTTGTTTTTACTCGGGTACAACCAGCGCGCGCTTGAAGTCCACCCAGACATTTTAGTTGTTGACAGTAAGTTTAAGGAGCAGTCGGAAGAGGCGGGCGATGCTTTTGAAAAATTGTCCCCAGCAGAACTTCAAAAAATGGAGAAAAATTTTATTCGAGCTTGTGGAGGAACTCCTGAGAAGATACAACCTAAGAAACTTAAAAGTTTAAAAAAGAAAATTCCTGGCGTGACAACATACGACGAAACCTTTGACTTGTGGAAGGCGGGGAAGTCAATCGCCGAGATTGCAACGTTGCGTGAGATCGGCACGCGAACGGTCACTGCTCATTTTGAGGAACTTTTCATGCGAGGAAAAGTCACTACAGACGATTTGCGGAAAATTATTTCAATCGAGGCCGAAAAAAATTTAACCGAAATTAGAGCAGTGTTTAAAGAACTGGGCTCTGAAAAATTGGCACCGGTGTTTGAGGCACTCGGCAAAAAATATTCATACGATGATCTCAATCTCATTCGCGCCGCATTTTTGAAATAG
- a CDS encoding HAD-IC family P-type ATPase, protein MKLDSLNLRDLGYIIYRNVFLMTHAIIIAVVILLIAFGNVRAGIFLGIIVVINSSLGLIQDISAWRALQKLQLLTAPRVLRVKKDKTEELILVEQIKKGDVIKLKIGDQVPCDSRVLNAFNLEVNEGLITGESDSINKKDSDSLLAGSVITSGSSTIEIETPFTESRIARMTEGIKKYSTNASLIQKSSEKIIKVFSYILIISLAFVVTRGIILHESAVNVVLEIGTLTSILVPQGLVFAVTLFFAYGAANLFRKHVLLQEVNATEKLGRIKNLCMDKTGTITENILSVKDISVPDGVTKEEAQELSAGYLEGSGDSSQTVDAIKKFLTKSYGGTILKALPFSSWRQYGATLLKNSSGKGEVIFAGPAQIFLPHMEREEEKLWLEKLLAALATKGERSLCFFRASEETPLESLDQTKLSVVAVFVFHSDLRPGIRETIDFFQNRGVNIRIISGDNPETAAAVAAAAGVKNSDTVISGKELKLWNERDFETKVKSYAIFAGILPEQKRQIIEAFKKDGFTAMIGDGANDALAIKSADLGIAMFDGAPAIRSLASVVLTNNSFSALPGGVELADNIIRYLEMFSSMFLSQTFIGLLFFIITSIANISYPLTPFNVTLINYCVIGLPGALISYWVVRSPAKVRRASGGLFLKRVLPFAFASSVIQTIGVAAIFFLNQNFLKLAEPNTLVSFAFIIFGFSFFVFAPKVFQETVTRSQKVEILFLGMAEFLLLLAVFNIPWLTIFFTVATPNISLANLGIILGIISPLLVVQYGLAKYFGSKI, encoded by the coding sequence ATGAAATTAGATTCGCTCAACCTTCGTGATTTGGGATACATCATCTACCGGAATGTATTTCTCATGACGCATGCCATTATTATTGCAGTCGTAATTTTACTTATCGCTTTTGGTAACGTCCGCGCGGGAATTTTTCTTGGCATCATCGTTGTTATAAACTCCTCTCTCGGTTTAATTCAAGACATCAGCGCATGGAGAGCACTTCAGAAATTGCAACTCTTGACCGCGCCACGAGTATTGCGAGTGAAGAAAGATAAAACGGAGGAATTGATTTTGGTGGAGCAGATTAAAAAAGGAGATGTCATTAAACTAAAAATCGGCGATCAGGTCCCTTGTGATAGCAGGGTCCTCAATGCTTTCAACCTAGAAGTAAACGAGGGTTTGATAACCGGAGAATCGGACTCCATTAACAAAAAAGATTCCGACTCGCTTCTTGCCGGCTCGGTTATCACATCAGGCTCGAGCACTATCGAAATCGAAACTCCGTTTACTGAAAGCCGAATTGCTCGAATGACTGAGGGTATTAAAAAATATTCCACGAACGCGAGTTTAATTCAAAAATCATCTGAGAAAATTATAAAAGTTTTCAGTTACATTCTGATTATCTCTTTAGCCTTTGTCGTTACGCGTGGAATCATCCTCCATGAATCGGCAGTAAACGTCGTTCTGGAAATCGGAACCTTAACCAGTATTTTGGTGCCACAAGGTTTGGTGTTTGCTGTCACGTTGTTTTTTGCCTACGGAGCGGCCAACCTGTTCCGCAAGCACGTCTTGCTTCAAGAGGTCAACGCCACAGAGAAACTCGGGCGCATCAAAAATCTTTGCATGGATAAAACCGGCACCATCACCGAAAATATTTTGTCGGTCAAAGATATTTCAGTCCCCGACGGCGTGACAAAAGAAGAAGCACAGGAGCTTTCTGCAGGATACCTTGAAGGTTCGGGCGACTCATCACAAACAGTCGATGCCATTAAAAAGTTTCTCACTAAAAGTTACGGTGGCACAATCTTAAAAGCGCTTCCCTTTTCCTCATGGCGACAATATGGTGCGACACTTCTGAAAAATAGTTCAGGGAAAGGAGAAGTTATTTTCGCGGGGCCTGCACAGATTTTCTTGCCGCACATGGAACGTGAAGAAGAAAAACTCTGGCTGGAAAAACTTTTAGCTGCCCTGGCCACCAAAGGAGAACGCAGTCTATGTTTTTTCCGAGCCTCCGAAGAAACGCCTCTTGAGAGTTTGGACCAAACAAAACTTTCCGTAGTCGCTGTTTTTGTATTTCATAGCGATCTTCGCCCAGGCATTCGCGAAACTATCGATTTTTTCCAAAATCGAGGTGTGAATATTAGAATTATTTCGGGAGATAATCCGGAAACGGCCGCCGCGGTTGCCGCGGCGGCGGGAGTGAAAAATAGCGACACCGTAATCAGTGGTAAAGAATTGAAATTGTGGAACGAGCGAGACTTCGAAACAAAGGTAAAATCCTACGCCATCTTCGCTGGTATTTTGCCAGAACAAAAACGCCAAATTATTGAAGCTTTTAAGAAAGACGGCTTCACGGCCATGATTGGCGACGGCGCTAACGACGCGCTTGCCATCAAAAGCGCCGACCTCGGCATTGCTATGTTTGATGGCGCGCCAGCCATACGAAGTCTCGCGTCAGTTGTTCTCACCAACAACAGTTTTTCCGCGCTCCCCGGAGGAGTTGAATTGGCAGACAACATCATTCGCTACCTTGAAATGTTTTCAAGTATGTTTCTCAGCCAAACCTTCATTGGCCTTTTGTTTTTCATAATCACCAGCATCGCAAACATATCCTACCCACTCACGCCTTTCAACGTCACACTGATCAACTACTGCGTCATCGGTTTACCTGGAGCACTTATTTCGTATTGGGTTGTTCGCTCTCCGGCAAAAGTTCGCAGAGCAAGCGGCGGTTTGTTTTTGAAACGAGTTCTGCCTTTTGCTTTTGCCTCATCAGTCATTCAAACTATTGGGGTGGCCGCGATATTTTTCTTAAATCAAAATTTTTTGAAATTAGCAGAGCCGAACACCCTCGTCTCCTTCGCCTTTATTATTTTTGGTTTCAGTTTCTTCGTCTTCGCGCCAAAAGTTTTCCAAGAAACGGTGACAAGATCGCAAAAAGTGGAAATCCTTTTCCTTGGTATGGCCGAGTTTTTGTTGTTACTGGCAGTCTTCAATATTCCATGGCTTACGATATTCTTCACTGTTGCCACACCAAACATTTCCCTCGCTAATCTAGGTATCATTTTGGGCATTATTTCTCCGCTTTTAGTTGTTCAATACGGTCTTGCGAAATATTTTGGATCTAAAATTTAA